From Canis aureus isolate CA01 chromosome 7, VMU_Caureus_v.1.0, whole genome shotgun sequence, a single genomic window includes:
- the PSMB8 gene encoding proteasome subunit beta type-8, giving the protein MALLEVCGAPRGLRKACAVPALGSQLRSDPGHYSFSLRAPELAVPRGMQPTEFFQSLGENGEKNIRKEMVHGTTTLAFKFQHGVIVAVDSRATAGNYISSSRVNKVIEINPSLLGTMSGCAADCQYWERLLAKECRLYYLRNGERISVSAASKLLSNMVYQYRGMDLSMGSMICGWDKKGPGLYYVDQNGTRLSGNMFSTGSGSTYAYGVMDSGYQPSLSPEEAYELGRRAITYATHRDSYSGGIINMYHMKEDGWVKVESTDVNELLHQYQEANQ; this is encoded by the exons ATGGCGCTGCTGGAGGTGTGCGGAGCCCCCCGAGGGCTGCGGAAGGCTTGCGCTGTCCCCGCCTTGGGAAGCCAGCTGCGCTCGGACCCCGGACACTACAGTTTCTCCCTCCGAGCTCCGGAGCTCGCCGTCCCCCGGGGAATGCAG cCCACTGAATTCTTCCAGTCCCTtggtgagaatggagaaaagaaCATTCGGAAGGAGATGGTCCATGGCACCACCACACTGGCCTTCAAGTTCCAGCATGGAGTGATTGTGGCGGTGGATTCTCGGGCTACTGCTGGGAATTATAtta GCTCCTCAAGGGTTAACAAGGTGATTGAGATTAACCCTTCCCTGCTTGGCACCATGTCTGGCTGTGCTGCAGACTGTCAGTACTGGGAGCGTCTGCTGGCCAAAGAGTGCAG GCTGTACTACCTGCGGAACGGGGAGCGTATCTCAGTGTCAGCAGCCTCCAAACTGCTCTCCAACATGGTGTACCAGTACCGGGGCATGGACCTCTCCATGGGCAGTATGATCTGTGGCTGGGATAAGAAG GGTCCTGGACTCTACTATGTGGATCAAAATGGGACTCGGCTCTCAGGAAATATGTTCTCCACTGGCAGTGGGAGCACTTATGCCTATGGGGTCATGGATAGTGGCTATCAGCCCAGTCTCAGCCCTGAAGAGGCCTATGAACTGGGCCGCAGGGCTATTACTTATGCCACCCACCGAGACAGCTATTCTGGCGGTATTATCAACA TGTACCACATGAAGGAAGATGGTTGGGTGAAAGTGGAAAGTACAGATGTCAATGAACTACTGCACCAATACCAAGAGGCCAATCAGTAA